Proteins from one Burkholderia oklahomensis C6786 genomic window:
- the miaA gene encoding tRNA (adenosine(37)-N6)-dimethylallyltransferase MiaA — MSERTAASVRTVACLLGPTASGKTAAALALAARRPIEIVSVDSALVYRGMDIGTAKPTRDERAAVPHHLIDIVDPADAYSAAEFRADALRVVAEIAARGRTPLLAGGTMLYYKALTQGLNDLPAADPDVRATLDAEAERDGWPALHARLASVDPATAARLAPNDSQRIQRALEVYRLTGRPMSALLAAPPREGGAAAGLRFVPVALEPSDRAVLHARIAARFDAMLEAGFVDEVERLRRRDDLHLGLPSMRCVGYRQAWEYLDGVNDYRTMRDKGIFATRQLCKRQLTWLRAMPERIGVDCCAADATARAVDALERVLGDAHTG, encoded by the coding sequence ATGAGCGAACGCACCGCAGCCTCCGTGCGAACGGTCGCGTGCCTGCTCGGCCCGACCGCGTCCGGCAAGACGGCCGCCGCGCTCGCGCTTGCCGCGCGCCGGCCGATCGAGATCGTCAGCGTCGATTCGGCGCTCGTCTATCGCGGAATGGACATCGGCACGGCGAAACCGACGCGCGACGAGCGCGCGGCCGTGCCGCACCATCTGATCGACATCGTCGACCCGGCCGACGCGTACTCGGCCGCCGAATTCCGCGCGGACGCGCTGCGCGTCGTCGCCGAGATCGCCGCGCGCGGCCGCACGCCGCTCCTCGCGGGCGGCACGATGCTGTACTACAAGGCGCTGACGCAAGGCTTGAACGACCTGCCGGCGGCCGATCCGGACGTGCGCGCGACGCTCGACGCCGAGGCCGAGCGCGACGGCTGGCCCGCGCTGCACGCGCGCCTCGCGAGCGTCGATCCGGCGACGGCCGCGCGGCTCGCGCCGAACGATTCGCAGCGGATCCAGCGCGCGCTCGAGGTGTATCGGCTGACGGGGCGCCCGATGTCGGCGCTTCTCGCCGCACCGCCGCGCGAAGGCGGCGCGGCCGCGGGGCTGCGGTTCGTGCCCGTCGCGCTCGAGCCGTCGGACCGCGCGGTGCTGCATGCACGCATCGCCGCGCGCTTCGACGCGATGCTGGAAGCGGGCTTCGTCGACGAAGTCGAGCGCCTGCGCCGGCGCGACGACCTGCATCTCGGGCTGCCGTCGATGCGCTGCGTCGGCTACCGGCAGGCGTGGGAGTATCTCGACGGCGTCAACGACTACCGGACGATGCGCGACAAGGGCATCTTCGCGACCCGGCAGCTCTGCAAGCGGCAGCTGACGTGGCTGCGCGCGATGCCGGAACGAATCGGCGTCGACTGCTGCGCGGCGGACGCGACCGCGCGCGCGGTCGATGCGCTCGAGCGGGTGCTGGGCGACGCGCACACGGGTTGA
- the mutL gene encoding DNA mismatch repair endonuclease MutL gives MSEFTESAAGATPDESASAPRRPRAIQPLPDQLISQIAAGEVVERPASVIKELVENALDAGASTLRIVLDEGGVKRISITDDGCGIPADELPLALMRHATSKIRSLAELEAVATLGFRGEALASIASVAEMFVTSRTEDAAHAMRIDAQTGVLAPAAGTRGTTIEVRELYFSTPARRKFLKSEQTEFGHCLEMIRRAALARPDVAISVLHNGRAVEHWNASEPAARVAKILGEGFATAHLPLDESAGPLAVYGCAGLPTASRGRADQQYFFVNGRFVRDKLLTHAVRAAYEDVLHGDRYPSYVLFLDLPPEAVDVNVHPSKIEVRFRDSRSIHQFVFHAVQRALARHAGASPETTAGGHAAHLAPAGPASPGSPAAPSASFVRSGPAASAGQPAPGNTWLRQSRMTQGTLPVAQPLALYDALFGRKDTGAGTPQGTTGAALEAHDAPDAHNPPRFATMPGGAGAATPAFSATSASDPMTHDEQPLGFAVGQIHGIYVLAQNARGLVIVDMHAAHERILYEQFKRALADRTVAVQTLLIPVSMTATPVEVGTAEEERETLDALGFDLAVLSPTTLAIRAVPALLKDADLQALARAVLADLHAFGGSRVLTERQHELLGTLACHHAVRANRRLTLDEMNALLRQMEATERADQCNHGRPTWYQLTLGDLDRLFMRGQ, from the coding sequence ATGTCCGAATTCACCGAATCCGCCGCGGGCGCGACGCCCGACGAGTCCGCATCCGCGCCGCGACGCCCGCGCGCGATCCAGCCGCTGCCCGACCAGCTCATCAGCCAGATCGCGGCGGGCGAAGTGGTCGAGCGGCCCGCGTCCGTCATCAAGGAGCTCGTCGAGAACGCGCTCGACGCCGGCGCGAGCACGCTGCGCATCGTGCTCGACGAAGGCGGCGTCAAGCGCATCTCGATCACCGACGACGGCTGCGGAATTCCCGCGGACGAGCTGCCGCTCGCGCTGATGCGCCACGCGACGAGCAAGATCCGCTCGCTCGCCGAGCTCGAGGCGGTCGCGACGCTCGGGTTCCGCGGCGAGGCGCTCGCGTCGATCGCGTCGGTCGCCGAGATGTTCGTCACGAGCCGCACCGAGGACGCCGCGCACGCGATGCGCATCGACGCGCAGACGGGCGTGCTCGCGCCCGCCGCCGGCACGCGCGGCACGACGATCGAAGTGCGCGAGCTGTACTTCAGCACGCCCGCACGCCGCAAGTTCCTGAAGAGCGAGCAGACCGAGTTCGGCCACTGCCTGGAAATGATCCGTCGCGCGGCGCTCGCGCGGCCGGACGTCGCGATCTCGGTGCTGCACAACGGCCGCGCGGTCGAGCACTGGAACGCGAGCGAGCCCGCCGCGCGCGTCGCGAAGATCCTCGGCGAAGGCTTCGCGACCGCCCACCTGCCGCTCGACGAAAGCGCCGGGCCGCTCGCCGTCTACGGTTGCGCGGGGCTGCCGACCGCGAGCCGCGGCCGCGCGGACCAGCAATACTTCTTCGTCAACGGCCGCTTCGTGCGCGACAAGCTGCTCACGCACGCGGTGCGCGCCGCATACGAAGACGTGCTGCACGGCGACCGCTATCCGTCGTACGTGCTGTTCCTCGACCTGCCGCCCGAAGCCGTCGACGTGAACGTCCATCCGTCGAAGATCGAAGTGCGCTTCCGCGATTCGCGCTCGATCCACCAGTTCGTGTTCCACGCGGTGCAGCGCGCGCTCGCGCGGCACGCGGGCGCGTCGCCGGAGACGACGGCGGGCGGCCACGCCGCGCATCTCGCGCCGGCCGGGCCGGCGTCGCCCGGATCGCCCGCCGCGCCGAGCGCGTCGTTCGTCCGCTCGGGCCCCGCGGCAAGCGCCGGCCAGCCGGCGCCCGGCAACACGTGGCTGCGGCAGTCGCGGATGACGCAGGGCACGCTGCCCGTCGCGCAGCCGCTCGCGCTGTACGACGCGCTCTTCGGCCGCAAGGACACGGGCGCGGGCACGCCGCAGGGCACGACGGGCGCCGCGCTCGAAGCGCACGATGCGCCGGATGCGCATAACCCGCCGCGCTTCGCGACCATGCCGGGCGGCGCGGGCGCCGCGACGCCCGCGTTCTCGGCGACGAGCGCATCCGACCCCATGACGCACGACGAGCAGCCGCTCGGCTTCGCGGTCGGCCAGATCCACGGCATCTACGTGCTCGCGCAGAACGCGCGCGGCCTCGTGATCGTCGACATGCACGCGGCGCACGAGCGAATCCTGTACGAGCAGTTCAAGCGCGCGCTCGCCGACCGCACGGTCGCCGTGCAGACGCTGCTGATTCCGGTGTCGATGACGGCGACGCCCGTCGAGGTCGGCACGGCGGAGGAGGAGCGCGAGACGCTCGACGCGCTCGGCTTCGACCTCGCGGTGCTGTCGCCGACGACGCTCGCGATCCGCGCGGTGCCCGCGCTCCTGAAGGACGCCGATCTGCAGGCGCTCGCGCGCGCGGTGCTCGCGGACCTGCACGCGTTCGGCGGTTCGCGGGTGCTGACGGAGCGCCAGCACGAGCTGCTCGGCACGCTCGCGTGCCATCACGCGGTGCGCGCGAACCGGCGCCTGACGCTCGACGAGATGAACGCGCTGCTGCGCCAGATGGAGGCGACGGAACGCGCGGACCAATGCAACCACGGCCGGCCGACCTGGTACCAATTGACGCTCGGCGACCTCGACCGGCTTTTCATGCGCGGCCAATGA
- a CDS encoding VTT domain-containing protein has product METLLHFVSLVVHIDAFLGDFIRQYGAWVYLVLFLIVFCETGLVIFPFLPGDSLLFIAGAFAATGEMTLAGLIVLLLVAAVGGNTVNYLIGRAIGPKVFNTHIPGLERFLDRAALQKTHNFYERHGGKTLVLARFIPVVRTFAPFVAGASMMRFARFQLFNMIGALIWVLLLVFLGYFFGNIPFIRHYLNVIVLVGIGAAVIPVAIGALWKLLRAKSQADTGKSGGR; this is encoded by the coding sequence TTGGAAACGCTGCTTCATTTCGTCAGTCTCGTCGTGCACATCGATGCATTTCTCGGCGATTTCATCCGGCAGTATGGCGCCTGGGTCTATCTGGTGCTGTTCCTGATCGTTTTCTGCGAGACCGGGCTCGTGATCTTCCCGTTCCTGCCGGGCGATTCGCTGCTCTTCATCGCGGGCGCGTTCGCGGCGACGGGCGAGATGACGCTCGCGGGCCTCATCGTGCTGCTGCTCGTCGCGGCGGTGGGCGGCAATACGGTCAACTATCTGATCGGCCGCGCGATCGGGCCGAAGGTCTTCAACACGCACATTCCGGGGCTCGAACGCTTCCTCGACCGCGCTGCGCTGCAGAAGACCCACAACTTCTACGAGCGGCACGGCGGCAAGACGCTCGTGCTCGCGCGCTTCATCCCGGTCGTGCGCACGTTCGCGCCGTTCGTCGCGGGCGCGTCGATGATGCGCTTCGCGCGCTTCCAGCTGTTCAACATGATCGGCGCGCTGATCTGGGTGCTGCTCCTCGTGTTCCTCGGCTACTTCTTCGGCAACATTCCGTTCATTCGCCATTACCTGAACGTGATCGTGCTCGTCGGGATCGGCGCGGCGGTGATTCCCGTCGCGATCGGCGCGCTGTGGAAGCTGCTGCGCGCCAAGTCGCAGGCGGACACCGGGAAGAGCGGCGGCCGCTGA
- a CDS encoding class I SAM-dependent methyltransferase, giving the protein MSNRRAFFESVYRDNLWNSEESRSGQGSEVRATASLAAELPAVLRHYRVQSILDVPCGDFHWMRHVDLAGIRYIGGDIVPDLVDANQRLYGSAARNFIQIDAIDDPLPEVDAIFCRDCAIHFSFELIWRLVANFAASRARYVFLTHDNCFLRYVDNGHANVDLEDAADGVNYLYRPLNFLLPPFAFPPPVHVINEGQWDQMKTMAMWRVDDLRQVLARR; this is encoded by the coding sequence ATGTCGAACCGCCGTGCCTTTTTCGAATCGGTCTACCGGGACAATCTGTGGAACAGCGAGGAAAGCCGCTCCGGTCAGGGCTCCGAAGTGCGGGCAACGGCGTCGCTCGCGGCGGAGCTGCCGGCCGTGCTGCGCCACTATCGCGTGCAGTCGATCCTCGACGTGCCGTGCGGTGATTTCCACTGGATGCGGCATGTCGATCTGGCGGGCATCCGCTATATCGGCGGCGACATCGTGCCGGACCTCGTCGACGCCAACCAGCGGCTGTACGGCAGCGCGGCGCGAAACTTCATCCAGATCGATGCGATCGACGATCCGCTTCCCGAGGTCGATGCAATCTTCTGCCGCGACTGCGCCATCCACTTCTCGTTCGAGCTGATCTGGCGGCTTGTCGCGAATTTCGCCGCGAGCCGCGCGCGCTACGTGTTCCTCACGCACGACAACTGTTTCCTGCGCTACGTCGACAACGGCCATGCCAACGTCGATCTCGAAGACGCGGCGGACGGCGTCAATTACCTCTATCGGCCGCTCAACTTCCTGCTGCCGCCGTTCGCGTTCCCGCCGCCCGTGCACGTGATCAACGAAGGGCAATGGGATCAGATGAAGACGATGGCGATGTGGCGCGTCGACGATTTGCGCCAGGTGCTCGCGCGGCGCTAG
- a CDS encoding mechanosensitive ion channel family protein, which yields MDLASVQTFIVTRGIDFGLQVIASIALWIIGRWAIRILTNVMGRIIRRSGKVDATLSHYLTSVMSVLLTVLLILAILQVFGVQTTSFAALLAGLGLAVGTAWGGLLAHFAAGVFMQVLRPFKVGDVISAGGVTGTVKELGLFGTTIVTADNVVTLVGNNKIFSDNIANYSATSTRRVDLTAKIANGVDAVDAIGRLKAAIAKIPNVVQEPTPDVGVLSFTPEGPLLFVRPSTQPANYWQVYCDTNRAILDTFREAGYPTPETPVAHRTTS from the coding sequence GTGGATCTCGCCTCCGTGCAAACCTTCATCGTCACTCGCGGCATCGACTTCGGCCTGCAGGTCATCGCATCGATCGCCCTCTGGATCATCGGACGCTGGGCGATCCGGATCCTCACGAACGTGATGGGCAGGATCATCCGCAGAAGCGGGAAAGTCGACGCGACGCTGTCGCACTATCTGACGTCGGTCATGAGCGTGCTGCTCACGGTGCTCCTCATCCTCGCGATCCTGCAGGTGTTCGGCGTGCAGACGACTTCGTTCGCCGCACTGCTCGCGGGCCTCGGCCTCGCGGTCGGCACCGCGTGGGGCGGCCTGCTCGCGCACTTCGCGGCCGGCGTGTTCATGCAGGTGCTGCGCCCGTTCAAGGTCGGCGACGTGATTTCGGCGGGCGGCGTGACGGGCACGGTCAAGGAGCTCGGCCTGTTCGGCACGACGATCGTCACGGCCGACAACGTCGTCACGCTCGTCGGCAACAACAAGATCTTCTCCGACAACATCGCGAACTACAGCGCGACGTCGACGCGCCGCGTCGATCTGACGGCGAAGATCGCGAACGGCGTCGACGCGGTCGATGCGATCGGGCGCTTGAAGGCCGCGATCGCGAAGATCCCGAACGTCGTCCAGGAGCCGACGCCCGACGTCGGCGTGCTGTCGTTCACGCCGGAGGGCCCGCTCCTCTTCGTGCGTCCGTCCACGCAGCCCGCGAACTACTGGCAGGTGTATTGCGACACCAACCGCGCGATTCTCGACACGTTCCGCGAAGCCGGCTACCCGACGCCGGAAACGCCGGTCGCGCATCGCACGACGTCGTGA
- a CDS encoding class II glutamine amidotransferase yields the protein MCRWLAYTGNPIQLETVLFRAKHSLIDQSLHSRMGVTTTNGDGFGIGWYGEPDEIPFIYRCVSPAWNDRNLREAARAIRSPLFIAHIRSATDTPVQETNCHPFRRGRWLFAHNGLIRRYHTLRRDLMIRIDPALFPSIEGSTDSEVMFHLALTFGLEHDPLSALERMAGAIEDAGARHGIDAPLNMTVCATDGEQVVAVRYSSERASRSLFHSTSFHHLHELYPHDPRIQAIGDDAFLVLSEPLVDLHDAWEKIPESTAIIARRSDIRQVPFAPHRST from the coding sequence ATGTGCCGCTGGCTCGCTTACACCGGCAATCCGATCCAACTCGAAACCGTGCTGTTTCGCGCGAAGCATTCGCTGATCGACCAGAGCCTGCATTCGCGGATGGGCGTGACGACGACCAACGGCGACGGCTTCGGCATCGGCTGGTACGGAGAACCCGACGAGATTCCGTTCATCTACCGTTGCGTGAGCCCCGCGTGGAACGATCGCAACCTGCGCGAAGCGGCGCGCGCGATCCGCTCGCCGCTCTTCATCGCGCACATTCGCTCGGCGACCGACACGCCCGTGCAGGAAACCAACTGCCATCCGTTCCGCCGCGGGCGCTGGCTGTTCGCTCACAACGGCCTGATCCGCCGCTATCACACGCTGCGGCGCGACCTGATGATCCGTATCGATCCCGCGCTGTTCCCGTCGATCGAAGGATCGACGGACTCCGAAGTGATGTTCCATCTCGCGCTCACGTTCGGGCTCGAGCACGATCCGCTGTCCGCGCTCGAACGGATGGCCGGAGCGATCGAGGATGCGGGCGCGCGTCACGGCATCGATGCGCCGCTCAACATGACCGTCTGCGCGACGGACGGCGAGCAGGTCGTCGCGGTCCGCTACTCGAGCGAGCGCGCGTCGCGCTCGCTCTTTCACAGCACGTCGTTCCATCATCTGCACGAGCTCTATCCGCACGATCCGCGCATCCAGGCGATCGGCGACGACGCGTTCCTCGTGCTGTCCGAGCCGCTCGTCGACCTGCACGACGCATGGGAGAAAATTCCGGAAAGCACCGCGATCATTGCACGGCGCAGCGACATCCGGCAGGTTCCGTTCGCGCCCCACCGCTCGACGTAG
- a CDS encoding mannose-1-phosphate guanylyltransferase/mannose-6-phosphate isomerase, with product MNIFPVILCGGSGTRLWPMSRGGYPKQYLKLTGDNTLVQQTALRVRDVDGVGAPIVVTNNEQRFLVAEQLRQVGIAPSSIVLEPVGRNTAPAIAIAALLALRETPDALLLVLPSDHVIDNESAFVEIVKTAATVASDERLVTFGITPTQAHTGYGYIRRGAALAGDAQVYCVDAFVEKPDAPTAERFVADGGYYWNSGMFMLKASTYLDELRRHAPDIARQAELALDAATRDHDFLRLDPGAFGASPNVSIDYAVMEKTERAAVVAAANLGWNDIGSWSALADIAATDAQHNALIGDVYTDAVENSYIRAEHRMVAAIGIDNIVIVETADAVLVAHRDRAQDVKKVVEWLNASGRHESVTHRRVIRPWGSYEGIDEGDRFQVKRIVVNPGAQLSLQMHHHRAEHWIVVKGTALVTNDGKEIILTENQSTYIPLGATHRLKNPGKIPLELIEVQSGSYLGEDDIVRFEDTYGRTSAT from the coding sequence ATGAACATTTTTCCGGTGATCCTTTGCGGCGGCAGCGGTACGCGCCTCTGGCCGATGTCGCGCGGCGGCTATCCGAAACAGTATCTGAAGCTCACGGGCGACAACACGCTCGTCCAGCAGACCGCACTGCGCGTGCGCGACGTCGACGGCGTCGGCGCGCCGATCGTCGTCACCAACAACGAGCAGCGCTTCCTCGTCGCCGAGCAATTGCGCCAGGTCGGCATCGCGCCGTCGTCGATCGTGCTCGAACCGGTGGGCCGCAATACCGCACCGGCGATCGCGATCGCCGCCCTCCTCGCACTGCGCGAAACGCCCGATGCGCTGCTGCTCGTGCTGCCGTCCGATCACGTGATCGACAACGAATCCGCGTTCGTCGAGATCGTGAAGACGGCGGCGACCGTCGCATCCGACGAGCGTCTCGTCACGTTCGGCATCACGCCGACGCAAGCGCACACGGGCTACGGCTACATTCGCCGAGGCGCGGCGCTTGCGGGCGATGCGCAGGTCTACTGCGTCGACGCATTCGTCGAGAAGCCGGATGCGCCGACCGCCGAGCGTTTCGTCGCGGACGGCGGCTATTACTGGAACAGCGGGATGTTCATGCTGAAGGCGTCGACGTATCTCGACGAGCTGCGCCGCCACGCGCCGGACATCGCGCGCCAGGCCGAGCTCGCGCTCGACGCGGCGACGCGCGACCACGACTTCCTGCGCCTCGATCCGGGCGCGTTCGGCGCGAGCCCGAACGTGTCGATCGACTACGCGGTGATGGAGAAGACCGAGCGCGCGGCCGTCGTCGCCGCCGCGAATCTCGGCTGGAACGACATCGGCTCGTGGAGCGCGCTCGCCGACATCGCGGCCACCGACGCGCAGCACAACGCGCTGATCGGCGACGTGTACACCGACGCGGTCGAGAACTCGTACATCCGTGCCGAGCATCGGATGGTCGCCGCGATCGGCATCGACAACATCGTGATCGTCGAAACCGCCGACGCCGTGCTCGTCGCGCATCGCGACCGCGCGCAGGACGTGAAGAAGGTCGTCGAATGGCTGAACGCGTCGGGGCGACACGAGTCCGTCACGCATCGCCGCGTGATCCGGCCATGGGGCTCGTATGAAGGCATCGACGAGGGCGACCGCTTCCAGGTGAAGCGCATCGTCGTCAATCCGGGCGCGCAGCTGAGCCTGCAGATGCACCACCATCGCGCGGAGCACTGGATCGTCGTCAAGGGCACCGCGCTCGTCACGAACGACGGCAAGGAAATCATCCTGACCGAAAATCAGTCGACCTACATACCGCTCGGCGCGACGCACCGCCTGAAGAACCCCGGCAAGATTCCGCTCGAGCTGATCGAGGTCCAGTCGGGCTCGTATCTCGGCGAAGACGACATCGTCCGCTTCGAGGACACGTACGGACGCACGTCCGCGACGTGA